AGATCACCAAACCTACGTGAACTGCAATCACCAAACAAACAAATGGGCAATATCTTTCAATGGTTGATTGCTGAGTCTTCAAAAAACACCTTTACATACATCGATACATTTACATTAGATGATAATTATTCTCATTTATTGTATGTAACAGCATGAGTATTAACAACCCCTGAAACTAAGGGGATGAATACCGTAGGGATATTAGAATTTTGTGAAAGTAATAAAAATTACTTAACTTCCAGACGCCACAAAGAAGTTGTTTCAGCAGATCTTGCAAAGTACAGCAAATCAGACTGATCAAAAGGTTTGCTGTGTTTTGGCTTCGTGTCGATACGGCTAATCACCTTGAGGTCCGCTCTATCAATCCACCCTAGCAATTCTTGTCTGGATCTTAAGCCAAGATGCTCAGCTAAGTCAGACAAAATTAACCAGCCCTCTCCTTCAGGTAGCAAATGGTTTTTCAGTCCATCTAAAAATCCTGTGAGCATTTGACTATCGGGGTCATACACTGCATGCTCAAGCGTGGAGCTCGGTCTTGCAGGCACCCAAGGTGGATTACACACAATCAACGCAGCCTTTCCTGCTGGAAATAAATTGGCTTTCACAATCTCTACTTGAGAGTCTAAATTCAAAAGCGCAATATTTTCTTTGGCACATGCAAGCGCCCTGTCATCTAGATCGGTAGCGATAACATTGTTGATGCCACGCATAGCCAGGATCACTGACAGGACACCAGTACCAGCGCCAATATCGAAGGCCAATGACTCAGCCTCCAAGGCTTTGGGCAGAGGAGCGCTACAAACTAACTCGAGATACTCACCGCGTATCGGCGAGAAAACTCCATAATGGGGATAGATAAAAATAGGTTCGCCTTCCTCATCAGCAAGAACCGGCACACCATTTTTACGCCATTCATGCGCGCTGATTACCCCTAAGAGCTCGCGCAAGGAAATCACATAGGGCTCACTAGTTACACCATAGGCCTCAAGGCAAGCTATTGCTACATCAGGAGCTCTTCGCAAATGGATAGAGTGATCAGCATTGCACTCAATCAACAACATACCCAATACTCGCGCCCGCTGTGACTGAATCAAGCGATGCTTATTAAATAAATCAACCGATGATGGCGCTTGAGAAGCATTGGAAGATGAATCCACCCTTTTGCTAGCTCGCTTAGATTTCTTGGAGGGTTTATCAATCCGCCGTACCAAAGCCTGCAGCAACTGACGGGCATTCTGGAAGTCTCCTCTCCAAAGAATTGCCGTTCCTTCACACGCCAAACGATAGGCATCATCAGCCGTTAACGTGTCATCGGCAGTCACTACTTTCTTATGGGGTGCTATACCATTTTCAGAGCGCCAAACCGCTGAGCGAGTCTGACCACCCTCTTCCCAATGAATGGAGCTACTCTGATTCATGAATTACTCAGGAGGATGCTCCTCAGGATTCACATCCAAGGCAATCAAAAATCGAGAAACCATGTTGTAGGCTGCCACTACAGTGACAAGCTCAACAGTGTCGGTATTGCCAAGAGCAACCTGCAAACGCTTCATCAGAGCGCTATCAACCTGGATGTTGCGGGTCATCTGAAACGTCAACTCTGCCGCATCGTTTTCAACTGCGGAGAATAGATCGGTTGGGAAACTCGGTTGGCCAATTAAACGCAACGCCTTTACCTGCTCTTCGGTACCTCCCGCTTTAATAAATGGAGGAGCATGATGAAAAAACTCATACTCCGCACCATTGAGAACGGCTACCCCACACATTGCGAGTTCGCGAAGCTTTGGATCCAAGGAGAGGTTATTGCGTATCTCACCAACGAAATGATTCCAACCCTCAGCAATCGGGGTGCTATGCAGCAGCATACGATCTAAATTGATGAACTGGCCACCTCGACGTTGGCGAATGGCAGCCACTAACTCAGCTGGCTCAGCTAAATCCATCGGTTGGTAAGGAATTAAACGTTCAGACATAGGTGCTCTTGGTGGATGTTTTTGATGGAAATGGGTATGTAAGAGCTTAGATTATCACTCGAATGCCGTCTTCCTCGATAATGTCGATATCGCCACAAAATATTTGCCATGAAACCGATTCTGAACATAGCCGCCTACTTATTTGTCAGCCTAGACAATTTGGTTGAGTTGCGCGCCAAAATTCTCGATGAGTGCAATGCTCGGAACCTGAAGGGAACGATCCTATTAACTGGTGAAGGCATCAATATGTTCTTGGCTGGCAATGATTCTGAGCTACGTGGCTTTTTAGATTGGCTTCGACTAGACCATCGCTTCAAATCATTGGAGTCAAAAGATAGCTGGTCTGAATCACAGCCATTTAAAAAAATGTTGGTCAAAATTAAGAATGAAATTATTCGGATGAATCACCCAACCATTCGCCCGGAAGAAGGTCGCGCAAATTTCATTGCGCCAAAAAAATTACAAGAGTGGCTTGATCGTGGCACAGATGACTTGGGGCGTCCTGTCGTCATGGTGGATACGCGCAATGCATTCGAAGTTGAGTATGGAACTTTTGAGAACGCACTACATTTCAATATCGAAAAATTTACAGAATTCCCCGAGGCAATTTCGGCTAAAAAAGATGAGTTGGCCGATAAGACTCTAGTGAGCTTTTGCACCGGCGGAATTCGCTGCGAAAAATCAGGTCTCTATATGCGCGAGATTGGCATGGAGCACAGCTATCAACTGGAAGGCGGCATTCTCAAGTACTTTGAGGAGGTTGGATCAGCCCATTACACGGGCACCTGCTTTGTGTTTGATGAGCGAGAAGCTCTGGAGCCCAATCTGGATTCCATTCCAGTAGAGCGCTCCATTCGGAAAAAACTCAAGGCCTAAATCAAGCGATTACTGTGACTTACCCACCAAGGTCATATGCTCAACAAAAGGTGGTTTTGTGAAGAATGGGCCAACAATGGCTCGCCAATCAGCAAATGCTTCTGAGCCACGAAAATCTACCGTATGATTTTCCAGGGAATCCCAGTAAATCAATAATAGGTAACGCGCCGGATTCTCAATGGTGCGATTAACCTTAAATCCTTGAAAACCTTTGGCCTTGGCAATTACAGTATTTACACCGCGCAAAATAGCCTCTTCAAACTCGGCAGACTTGCTGGGATCAATTTCAATATCGCAGTGCTCCAAAATCATAGGTATTCCTTTTGTCAAAATTAATGTAGATAGATAGTAAACTCAAACAGCATAATTAATAACGATATTAGAGACATGGCTAATTTACCTAACGTTGTCATTCTTGGTGACTATGAGCGCGCCCTACGTCGCTTTTCCAATTGGACTAATGTGGATCAGCGCTGCCACATTACGATTCACCATGAGCCTCTGCATGATGAAGCCCTATACGAGGCAGTTAAAGACGCGGATGTGATTGTGCTTGTGAGAGATCGCACCCCTTTTAACGAAGATTTGATTGCGCGCCTCCCAAAGCTGAAGCTATTTATATTCACTGGCAAGCGCAACGGCACCCTAGATGCGTCAGCTCTGATATCACGCAATATTCCGATTGCCTGCACTCAAGGCGGCCCCTCTAAAGAAACGACTACCGAGCTAACTTGGGCATTAATTTTAGGGGCCTCAAAACGATTACTCACCCAAAATCATCTGGTGCGCTCTGCTAGCTGGCGGGATGAACTTTCGGTTCTACCAATGCTGTCTGGCGAACGCCTTGGAATTATTGGCTTAGGCTCAATCGGTAGTTCTGTTGCCCGCGTAGGTAAGGCCTTTGGAATGGAGCTTGTCACTTGGAGCCCCAACATGACCGCCGAACGTGCTGCCGCCCAAGATGCTAAGTCAGTCAGCCTAGAAGAGCTTCTAAAAACATCCAAAGTTGTCAGCCTACATCTAGTGGCTGGACCCAACACCAAAGGACTAATCGGAACAGAAGAGTTGGCAATGATGCGGCCCGATGCTCTCTTAGTGAATACTTCTCGCTCTGTACTCATTAATACGCAGGCTCTGCGAGATGCACTCGCCGCCGGTAGGCCAGGTCAAGCAGCGATTGATGTCTTCGATACTGAGCCGCTCCCAGCAAATGATGCCCTAAGAAACACGCCTAACTTACTTACCACACCGCATCTGGGATTTGTGGCTGAACCTGTTTTTGCAATGTTCTCTAAAGGCATCGTCGATACCTTAGAGGCATGGATTGATCAAAAGCCAGTCCCCCATCCATTCGAGCCTTAATTCATTTGAAGACACTTACCCCTTCTGAATTATTCATCAGCTTCAGCAAAATCGGGATGTCTGGTTTTGGCGGGGTTTTGCCTTGGGCTCGTCGCACCTTAGTTGAGCGGGATAAAGTATTGAGCTCGGAAGAATTCAGTGCCATTTTAGGTATCTGCCAAATTGTTCCCGGCCCTAATATTGTCAATCTTGCAGTTTGTATTGGCTCTCGCTTCGCTGGCGCTAAGGGTGCATTAGCAGCTGTTCTTGGCTTAACGCTAGGGCCCATCTGCATTGTGATGCTGCTGGCCGTTCTTTATACACATTACAGCTACCTAGATTCCGTCCAGGGAATACTGCGGGGTATTTCTGCAGTTGGTGTTGGTTTAATCGCCTCCACCGGAATCAAAATGTTGCGCGATGAGTTTCGATTTCCAGCGATGCTGGTGGTGGTAGCTGTCACAGTCATTGCCGCTAGCTATTACCAGCTCGGTCTTGGTTGGGTAGTATTGATTGCGTCACCACTCGCTTGGATTTTGGCGCAAAAGAAAGCTCGCAAACTATGAGCATTTTGCTGAGCCTCTTTCTAAAACTTTCAGCTTTCTCACTGATTGCCTTTGGCGGAGTAAATGCCCTGCTTCCAAGTCTGCTCAATTTATCCGTTCATCAAGAGCATTGGATTGACCTACAAACTTTTGCTGATTATTTTGCTATCGCTCAAGCCGCGCCAGGACCCAATTTCATGACGGTTACTCTGATCGGCTGGCATGTCTATGGCGCTTTAGGCGCTTTGATTGCAACCATTGCGATTGCTTGGCCATCATCCATTTTGGTTTATCACTTGCAGCGCCTCATATTAGGGATGCAAGATGCACATAAAAAGAAATCAATTCAGTATGCGGCTGCAGCGCTTGCTATCGGTCTCGTTCTATCTTCGGCGTGGCAGATTGCACTACAAATTAATCATAGCTACGCAGCCTATGCACTGACCTTGTTGACGATCGGGGTCACTGTCTTTACTCGCTGGCATCCTTTGTATTTAATTGCACTAGGAGCAATACTAGGAATTTTAGGAGTCATATGAAAATGATGAAATCGTTAAAGACACTCGCATTGTGTGCAGCTTTGCTGGCCGCTGCTTCACCACAAGCGCAAACCAATTACCCCAATAAACCCATTACCGTAGTCGTGCCGTACGGCGCAGGAGGCAGTGCAGATTCCCGCAGTAGGCAGTTAGCTCAAAAAATGAGTCTGATCCTGAAGCAACCCTTTGTGGTTGACAACAAACCAGGTGCCGGCGGAAATATTGGCACTGAGTTTGTTGCGAAAGCACCGCCAGATGGTTACACCATTGGCATGGGAAACTTTGCACCACTAGCCGTAAACAAGGCCCTCTTTGGCACATTGCGTTATGACCCCGAAATAGATCTTAGCCCCATCATTCTGATTGAAAAGGGTCCACTCATTTTGGTGGTGAATCCAAACTCGCAATATAAATCCATTCAAGACATTGTTACCGCAGCCAAGACAAAGCCAGGGGCACTGACATTCTCCTCTGGAGGCATCGGCGGCAGCCATCAACTGTCAGCAGAGCTATTTATGCAAAATGCCGGCATCCAAATGATTCATGTGCCATATAAAAGTGGCTCTGCCGCGCTCACTGATTTGATGGCGGGCAACGTAGATATGATGTTTGATCAAATGTACTCGGCAGTACCCAGCATCAGGGCTGATAAATTGCGCCCCATTGCCATCACCAGCAAAAAAAGATCTCCACTCTTCCCTAATGTGCCTAGCTTTGCAGAGCTTGGCTACCCTAAAGTAGAAGTGCTCAACTGGCAGGGATTTATTGCCCCAGCTGGAACACCTAAACCCATTATTGATAAGTTAAATAAGGCAGCTAATGAGGCACTTAAAGATCCTCAGCTACGAGAGTTAATGCTGTCTCAAGGTAATGAGATTGGTGGTGGCAGTCCTGCTGATTTCGCAGCCCTGATTAAGTCAGAGGCTGCAAAATGGAGCGCCGTAGTCAAAGCCGGCAATATCAAGCCTGAGTAAGCCTAATTAAAATGCTTACTTCAGCGCTTGATAAGTCAGGATGCCTAAAAAGGTTAAGGCGAGTGAGCCTATCAAATTTAATAACGCAGTACCCAGCGCCCAAGTCATCTCACCACGCTGCATAAAGCCGACTACTTCTGCTGAAAAGCTAGAGAAGGTTGTCAGGCCGCCCAAGAAACCGGTGATGATGAATAACTTCCATTCAGGGGAAAGGCCTGGGTTGTTACCAAAGAAGGCTAGGGCAATTCCAATCAAATAGCCGCCAACCATATTGGAAATAAAGGTTCCCAAAGGAAGCGTCGCTGCAAGGCTGACTGTTGCAACATTAAATCCCGCTCTCAGCAAAGCTCCGAGACCAGCGCCGCAGAAGATTGCAAAAATTGATGGCCACATATTCAATATTTATTGAATTAAAAAAGTAAGCATACTGATTGAACCCATTTCTAATCCATCAACCAATACTGTAGGCTCCTCACCTTGCTCTTGCAGGGCAAGCACATATAAAGCTGGCCAATAATGTTCAGGGGTCGGAATAGACAAATGGGCGGAATCCCCAAACTGCTCCCAATGAATCAATGTCTCATGGTGATTTGCTTTCATCTCTGAAACAAAAAAATCATTGAACTCTTTAGCCCATGGGTAAGGTGTCGCCCCCTCCTCCCAATGAATGGTACGTAAGTTGTGCACCACATTGCCGCTAGCTAAAATCAAAATGTTCTCATCTCGTAAAGGCCGTAATTTCTTAGCGAGTTCGTAGTGCTCACTCGCAGACATTGAGCCATCTAGGCTTAACTGAACTACAGGAATATCGGCATCTGGATAGAGGTATTTAAGAACAGACCAGGCACCATGATCAATGCCCCATTCATTCTCCTCTAGGACCACAGGAACATCTAACAATTCTGCGATGCGATGAGCCAACGCAGGACTTCCGGGCGCTGGATATTGAATATCGAACAAGGCTTGCGGAAATCCACCAAAGTCATGAATGGTTTTTGGTTTGGGCATTGCAGTAACCCAAACTCCCCGGGTTACCCAATGGGCCGAGATGACTAGGATGGCATCTGGACGTTTGAGTGATTTGCCAAGATTAGCCCAAGCCGCTGTAAAGCGATTGGGCTCAATGGCGTACATCGGACTACCATGGCCAGTAAATACTGCAGGTTGGCGATGGCTAGTCATTAATGCAGATTAGCCGAATACGTAACCAGTGTGAGCTGCAACCAATGCAAACAAAATAGCCAAGCTAGTAGCGGCTGCCAGCATCACGATCAAAGTGATGATTTTCTTATTGACTTCGTCTTTCGACTCGTTATGCCATTCGTTCATGCTAAATCCTCATTAAACACATTAATTGGTGCTGCAATTATCCACTATCGGCCGCGGCCAGCCTTGCGCATCATGGCTTTTCCGCCTCCAAAGCCTGCCTGAGGCCTACCGCCAGGGCCAGATGGGCCTTTTGGGGCTGGTGGACGGGCTACCGGCTTAGCTGCTACAGGCTTAGCTGGGGTTTTTGATTCAGGTTTTTTATCGTCAGTCACTTTTTGCTCCTATGGATATCATATTGCCATGATTACTGACTATTCTATCCAAGCCATCGCCATTAATGCGATTCCTTTGATTTTTGCCATCACCATCCACGAAGCAGCCCATGGTTATGCGGCTCGCCAATTTGGTGACAATACTGCCTATATGCTGGGCAGGGTCAGCCTCAACCCCATTAAACACATAGATCCGGTGGGGACCATCCTAATCCCTTTACTGTTGATTTTGTCCGGATCCCCCTTTTTGGTGGGCTACGCCAAGCCAGTACCCGTGAATTTCGGGCGCCTGCGCAATCCCCGTATTGACTCCATTTGGGTAGCCTTAGCTGGTCCTGGATCGAATTTCATCCAAGCATTGATTTGGCTAATACTGCTGATTGGATTTGTTGGGCTTGGGGTAAACGAAAAGTTCTTCATCTCCATGTCCCAGGCTGGAATTACTTGGAATTTAGGTTTGTTAGTTTTTAATCTATTTCCATTGCCGCCACTCGACGGTGGACGAATTCTTGCGGGGATCTTGCCTGCGCGCCAATCTATTGCCCTAGGCAAACTAGAGCCCTGGGGTTTCTTTATCGTTCTCGGATTGGTTTTCACCGGCATTATTGGCAATCTTTGGATGACCCCCCTGATGGCCTTTTTCGAATGGCTGATTCTTCTGCTGACCAGCCCCTTGAGAATGCTTTTCTAAACAAAAATCGCATCGACAAAAGTCAGTATTCGAGAGTATGCTAAACAGCATTAGCCTCACCCCCAAATTGATTGAACCTACTGGAGCCCCCATGAAAGTCAAACACCTTGTTTTAGCGACCCTCGCACCAAGCTTGCTGCTGAGTGGCATTGCATACGCTCAGTTTAAGAAGCCAGAAGATGCGATTAAATATCGTCAGAGCGCATTTACCGTAATGGCCAATTCTTTTGGAAAAATTGGTGCAGTAGTAAAAGGTGAGGCGCCATTTAATAAAGATGAGGTCGCTAAGAATGCAGCGGTTGTTGCAACAATTTCAACACTGCCTTGGCAAGCTTTTGGTCCAGGCACTGAGGGTGGCAACGCGCTACCGGCTGTATGGTCTGATAACGCCAAGTTCAAATCCGCTGGAGAGAAAATGCAATTGGCAGTAGCGAACCTCAATACCGCCGCACAGTCAGGCGATCAAGAAGCAATTAAAAAAGCTTTTGGTGCTGCTGGCGCAACCTGCAAAGGTTGTCATGATGACTTTAAGAAAAAGTAATCAGCGCGTAATAAAGTAGCCCAGTATTACGGCAATCAGGCTCAGTAGCAATAAAGCTAAGCCACGTTGCAAACCTCCATCCCGGGAGGCTTGACCCAAGTCAGATGGCAAATATTTTGCCTCTTCGCTTGGGTCAATTTCTTTATCACCCAATAGCATCGGCTTAATTAAATCTTCACCTTTAAATTTTTGGTAATAGAAAATTGCACAGAGGTGAACAACAATCAACACAATCAAAATCTTTTCATTCTGGCGATGAATTGAAGTCAGTAGCTCAACCGCTTCACTCGAAACATATTTTGTGAATGGCCCCTCAAATGCGATGTCATCATTTGCAAAAAGGCCTGTAACTGCTTGAAGACCAATCGAAAAGAGGAGCGCCAAAACAGACAATGCACCCAAGGGATTGTGACCTAGTCCCGCTTTGGTTTTTCCAGAGAGGTAATTGAATAAGCCTTTAGGGCTTGGTACAAAATGAATAAAGCGGGCATGATGCGAGCCAATTAAGCCCCAGCAGATGCGAAAAAGAATCAAGGTCAGAACGCAGTAACCGGCCCGCGCATGGAGCTCCATGGCATTGCCACCAATCTTGACGGTAATGAAGCTAGTGACAATGCAAACGACCAACAACCAATGAAACAGTCGAATCGGTAAATCCCAAACGCGAATGATTTTTTTCATCATTGAAGAATAAATCACCGCATGGGATTACTCCCGATTTATTTAATCTCTGGCAGATCCTTTTGAATGATCTTCAGGCCTTCACGCAATGCTTCTTGGTAGCGCTCTCGTTCCGCCTTCATCGTCTCTGCAGTCCATGAATAAAAGCCCTCACCGGTCTTCATACCCAACTTGCCACTGGCGATGCGATCGCTTAAGCATTTGGCAATATCGGGAGAATTATTGAGGGTGGGATAAATCGTCGCACCACCAGCACCGTGCACATCTAAACCAGCATGGTCTCTCTGCATTGCGGGTCCCGCAGCGATATAGCGAAAACCAAAGCCAAAGCGGACTGCCTTATCAATATCTTCCAAGCTAGCAATCCCAGCATCAACCATAGCAAAGGCTTCGCGCGACAAGGCATGCTGCAGACGGTTCGCCAGAAAACCTGGTAAATCTTTTTTCACGGTGACGGGTACCATGCCACAAGCTGTCATCAAACGAGATAGGCTTTCGCCAACCATGGGCGAAGTCTTTTGGCCATAAACCACCTCCACACAAGGCACTAAATGTGCGGGCATGAAGAAATGCAAACCAATCATCCGCGCTGCGGTTTTCAAACCTTTTGCAATATCACTGATTGGAAAGCTGGTGCTGTTACTTGCTAAGACGGCTTCTGGTTTTGCGTATTGCTCCAACTTGGCAAATAACTCTTGTTTGATATCCAGACGCTCGGGTACACACTCAATCACCAAATCAATCTCTGACCAATCTATTTCTTCTAAGGAGCCAGCGGTAGATAGCAAATGCAAGCGATGCTCGTAACCTAGATCAATCATGGTGTTGGCAAAATAATCTGGCAACAATGCGCGACGCTCCGTAGTCGGCTCAAGCACCTGAACTGCGCACCCCCCGCGTGCACATACAGCTGCCACATCAGCACCCATAGTGCCGCCGCCAACGATGACAACTTTAGTTTCAGATGGGGTAAACAACATCTCAATTTCTCCTTCGGGGGCAAGATAAGGATTACAAATCCTCTTACAATGCTTTCATTATTCCAATAAAAAAGTAAGTGAGACATGATCCCAGTCAATTCGGTACTGCAGGTCGGGCAATTTCCAGAGGTAATGCAAACGGCAATAGACCAGCGCATTACCCCGGTTCGCTACCCAGATCTCAACGCCAGCCTCCCGCCTTGCTGTTACGAGAGCATTTTGATTCGCTCAAATACTCAGCTACCCATCGAATTACTTGAGAAACTCCCCTCGGTAAAGATGGTGGCTACCTGTGGTGTGGGCTATGACAACCTGCCACTGGACTACCTTAAGGAAAAAGGCATCAAGGCCAGCAATACCCCAGGTGTTCTTAATGACGCGGTTTGCGAGCTCGCCATTGGCATGCTCTTTGGTTTATTGCGCCGCATACCGCAGGCGCATGAGTTTGTTAAAAGCTCGGCTTGGTCCAAGGGTTTATTTACAGTCACCACGACGCTTGCAGGCAAGCAAGTAGGTATCGCCGGCATGGGTCGCATCGGTCAAGACCTCGCTAAGCGCCTAGAACCCTTCAAAGTCAAGATTGCCTACACCGGCCCAAGCCGTAAGGAAGTCCCTTATGAGTACTTTGCCGACATCAAGTCCTTGGCCAATTCCAGCGACGTCCTCTTTCTCGCTTGCCCTGCTAGCCCAGACACTGAAAAAATGGTCGATGCCGAAGTCCTAAAGGCCCTAGGCACAAAGGGATACCTTATCAATATTGCTCGCGGTAGCGTAGTGGATGAAGCTGCACTTTTAGTTGCACTGCAGCAAAAAGAGATTGCCGGTGCAGCGCTAGATGTGTTCGAAAATGAACCAAATCCGAACCCTGGGTTCTTAAATATTGATAATGTCTTACTAACCCCGCATATTGGAAGCGCAACTTCTGAAACGCGACAATTGATGACGAACTTAGCAATAGATAATTTAGAAGCTTTCTATAATAAAAAACCGCTTCTTACTGAAGTGCAAAATTAAATTGGAGTAAGTAATGACTATTTCCCTTCACCCTTCCACACTACCTGCGGTGCTATCGCCTGTATTGACTCCATTTAAAGAGGACGGCAGTCCAGATGCGCAAAAATTACTAAAGCAATGCCAATGGCTCGAAGCCAATGGCGTTGGCCAAGCAATCTTTGGAACAAACTCCGAAGCCAACTCGATGTCGGCTCCCCAAAAGATGGCGACCTTAACCGCACTGGTTGAGGGCGGCCTAAACCCAGCACATATGATGCCTGGCACGGGTGCCACGTCCATCGACGCTACCGTGAACATGACCCGACATGCGGTGCAACACAAATGTGCTGGCGTCTTGATGTTGCCGCCGTTCTATTACAAAGATGTAACTGATGATGGTCTTTTTGCCTATTTCTCTGAAGTGATTCAAAAAGTAGGTGACGCTGGATTGCAAATTTATATCTACAACATTCCACCTGTTACTAAGATTAATTTAAGCCTCTCTTTGCTAGAGCGCTTAGTAAAGGCTTACCCTAAAACTGTTGTCGGCATGAAAGATAGTTCTGGCGATTGGGCCTACACTGAATCTGTAATCAAGCTCTTAGCACCGTCAGGCTTCCGCGTTTATGCAGGTAGTGAAGTATTTCTCATGCGTACTTTACGCGCTGGTGGTGTTGGCTGCATCTCCGCTACTGCTAACGTAAACCCTAGGGCTATTGCTGAATTAGCCGCCCATTGGAAAGAATCTGATGCAGATCAACGCCAAACAGCCTTAGATCAAGTACGCTCTATATTTGCTCAATATCAAATGATTGCTGGCATGAAAACTGCGGTTGCACATTTTAGTAAGGATTCAGAGTGGTTACGTGTTCGTCCGCCACTCATGCAACTGAGCGCAGACCAGCAAGCAAAATTGCTCAGTGAGCTGCAAAAGATTAACTTCAGCATGCCAGGCCTTTAATTAATAGACCCAAAACAGGAGACAAAAATGAAGCTTATTAAAGTAATTGCTGTATCTCTCACCATGTTGTTCAGCGCCGCTCAAGCACAGAACATCTCAATCGCAACTGGCGGTACTGGCGGCGTTTACTACCCTATGGGTGGTGGCTTGGCCTCAGTGCTTTCTAGCAAAGTTCCAGGTATGGCGGCTACAGCCGAAGTAACCGGCGGCTCTGTGGATAACCTTAACCTCATTGGTACAGGCAAGCCATATGTTGGATTCTCTATGGCTGATGCCGCTAAAGATGCCAAAGATGGTGAAGGTAAGTTTGCCAACAAGAAGGTAGATTTACGCACTCTCTTGGTTCTCTACCCAAACCTCATGCACGTTGTGACAGTGGAGTCCACTGGCGTCAAGTCCATGAAGGACCTCAAAGGCAAGCGTGTTAGTACAGGCGCCCCAGGTAGCGCAACCGAAGTGATGGCT
The window above is part of the beta proteobacterium CB genome. Proteins encoded here:
- a CDS encoding Methyltransferase small — protein: MNQSSSIHWEEGGQTRSAVWRSENGIAPHKKVVTADDTLTADDAYRLACEGTAILWRGDFQNARQLLQALVRRIDKPSKKSKRASKRVDSSSNASQAPSSVDLFNKHRLIQSQRARVLGMLLIECNADHSIHLRRAPDVAIACLEAYGVTSEPYVISLRELLGVISAHEWRKNGVPVLADEEGEPIFIYPHYGVFSPIRGEYLELVCSAPLPKALEAESLAFDIGAGTGVLSVILAMRGINNVIATDLDDRALACAKENIALLNLDSQVEIVKANLFPAGKAALIVCNPPWVPARPSSTLEHAVYDPDSQMLTGFLDGLKNHLLPEGEGWLILSDLAEHLGLRSRQELLGWIDRADLKVISRIDTKPKHSKPFDQSDLLYFARSAETTSLWRLEVK
- a CDS encoding Carboxymuconolactone decarboxylase, with the protein product MSERLIPYQPMDLAEPAELVAAIRQRRGGQFINLDRMLLHSTPIAEGWNHFVGEIRNNLSLDPKLRELAMCGVAVLNGAEYEFFHHAPPFIKAGGTEEQVKALRLIGQPSFPTDLFSAVENDAAELTFQMTRNIQVDSALMKRLQVALGNTDTVELVTVVAAYNMVSRFLIALDVNPEEHPPE
- a CDS encoding Rhodanese domain protein, giving the protein MKPILNIAAYLFVSLDNLVELRAKILDECNARNLKGTILLTGEGINMFLAGNDSELRGFLDWLRLDHRFKSLESKDSWSESQPFKKMLVKIKNEIIRMNHPTIRPEEGRANFIAPKKLQEWLDRGTDDLGRPVVMVDTRNAFEVEYGTFENALHFNIEKFTEFPEAISAKKDELADKTLVSFCTGGIRCEKSGLYMREIGMEHSYQLEGGILKYFEEVGSAHYTGTCFVFDEREALEPNLDSIPVERSIRKKLKA
- a CDS encoding Antibiotic biosynthesis monooxygenase, whose protein sequence is MILEHCDIEIDPSKSAEFEEAILRGVNTVIAKAKGFQGFKVNRTIENPARYLLLIYWDSLENHTVDFRGSEAFADWRAIVGPFFTKPPFVEHMTLVGKSQ
- a CDS encoding D-isomer specific 2-hydroxyacid dehydrogenase, NAD-binding protein, with the translated sequence MANLPNVVILGDYERALRRFSNWTNVDQRCHITIHHEPLHDEALYEAVKDADVIVLVRDRTPFNEDLIARLPKLKLFIFTGKRNGTLDASALISRNIPIACTQGGPSKETTTELTWALILGASKRLLTQNHLVRSASWRDELSVLPMLSGERLGIIGLGSIGSSVARVGKAFGMELVTWSPNMTAERAAAQDAKSVSLEELLKTSKVVSLHLVAGPNTKGLIGTEELAMMRPDALLVNTSRSVLINTQALRDALAAGRPGQAAIDVFDTEPLPANDALRNTPNLLTTPHLGFVAEPVFAMFSKGIVDTLEAWIDQKPVPHPFEP
- a CDS encoding chromate transporter, which codes for MSGFGGVLPWARRTLVERDKVLSSEEFSAILGICQIVPGPNIVNLAVCIGSRFAGAKGALAAVLGLTLGPICIVMLLAVLYTHYSYLDSVQGILRGISAVGVGLIASTGIKMLRDEFRFPAMLVVVAVTVIAASYYQLGLGWVVLIASPLAWILAQKKARKL
- a CDS encoding Chromate transporter, with the protein product MSILLSLFLKLSAFSLIAFGGVNALLPSLLNLSVHQEHWIDLQTFADYFAIAQAAPGPNFMTVTLIGWHVYGALGALIATIAIAWPSSILVYHLQRLILGMQDAHKKKSIQYAAAALAIGLVLSSAWQIALQINHSYAAYALTLLTIGVTVFTRWHPLYLIALGAILGILGVI
- the crcB gene encoding CrcB protein; amino-acid sequence: MWPSIFAIFCGAGLGALLRAGFNVATVSLAATLPLGTFISNMVGGYLIGIALAFFGNNPGLSPEWKLFIITGFLGGLTTFSSFSAEVVGFMQRGEMTWALGTALLNLIGSLALTFLGILTYQALK
- a CDS encoding extradiol ring-cleavage dioxygenase III subunit B, coding for MTSHRQPAVFTGHGSPMYAIEPNRFTAAWANLGKSLKRPDAILVISAHWVTRGVWVTAMPKPKTIHDFGGFPQALFDIQYPAPGSPALAHRIAELLDVPVVLEENEWGIDHGAWSVLKYLYPDADIPVVQLSLDGSMSASEHYELAKKLRPLRDENILILASGNVVHNLRTIHWEEGATPYPWAKEFNDFFVSEMKANHHETLIHWEQFGDSAHLSIPTPEHYWPALYVLALQEQGEEPTVLVDGLEMGSISMLTFLIQ
- a CDS encoding Peptidase M50 → MITDYSIQAIAINAIPLIFAITIHEAAHGYAARQFGDNTAYMLGRVSLNPIKHIDPVGTILIPLLLILSGSPFLVGYAKPVPVNFGRLRNPRIDSIWVALAGPGSNFIQALIWLILLIGFVGLGVNEKFFISMSQAGITWNLGLLVFNLFPLPPLDGGRILAGILPARQSIALGKLEPWGFFIVLGLVFTGIIGNLWMTPLMAFFEWLILLLTSPLRMLF
- a CDS encoding Cytochrome c prime, with the translated sequence MKVKHLVLATLAPSLLLSGIAYAQFKKPEDAIKYRQSAFTVMANSFGKIGAVVKGEAPFNKDEVAKNAAVVATISTLPWQAFGPGTEGGNALPAVWSDNAKFKSAGEKMQLAVANLNTAAQSGDQEAIKKAFGAAGATCKGCHDDFKKK